ACAAAGCACACTAAAGTTTTAGAAGAAGTGGCTGTCGCAGCACATTCTGCATAATATGGTGAAAATAATATTAAAAGATCATTAATATTTAATACTTAATGATCTTTTTTGCTTTCTATAGGTTAAGTTATAGCATTTAGCATCTCACCAAACGTTGAATATCCAGTATTATTTACTGCATTTATAAATAATTCTACACGTTCCTCTTTTGGGATATCTTCCTCAATACAGTAATCAAGAAAAGCTAATAGGACAGATGCCGTTATAATAATTCCCTTGATCTCCCTATCAGGAATCACCCTTTGAGTCAATTCACTTATTTTACCTAAGTTTTTTTCACCGCTGAAGTCCGCTGCCGTAACATAACCAAAGAATTGTATTTGTCTATTATCATACCCTTCATAATTTGGAATGTATTCCGATGCCATATGGGATGCTAATCCAGCAGATAATGGAAATTTTTTCTTATAGTTTTTAGCATCTATTAAACCACATTCTTTTTCTCCATACTTTAATACTATTTCAATTTCAGTATCTGCTATATCCTTCACATTAGGCCTCATTTCAACATCAAACCCAATTAATCTAAAGATATCTCCTGTTTTATCTTCAAACTTAAGATTATCCTTTTCATTTAAATATGCTTCTACAAATTCAGGATTTAAAGTATTTATAGAATGCGCATTAATATCAAAAGCTATTTTTCTTGCTTCATGTGGGGGGAATTCATTTTTTAGAACATCTGTAATTTCTTCAACAGACATGGCTTGCAAGTTTGGAATAGATTTTAATATGTTTTTTACTATCATATCAGTTTTTTTCCTATTGGAAGCAGGTTTTATCTCACCAAAGCTACTTGCTTTATAGCGGCTAATATCTAGCCCATTACTTTCTGCCATTCTTTGGAGGGAGATTAAATATCTTTTGTTAAAAGGATACCTTTCATCAAACATTTCAACTTCTTCTTTTACTTTACTACTGTTAACTGGTTGTACCCGTAAAGCTTCGCCTCTAATATATTCTGCTAACCCAGTATAATCACATAACATCATAAACGTATGGGCTACATCGGAGTGGGCATTTTGGTAGTCCCTAGCACCACTATCGCTTCTTTCTCTATGATCGTAAACTTCTGCAACTTCTCGTATAATTAAGTCTTTATGTGACGTGTCCGTTCCTCTATATTGAAGAATTTTTTCAGTAATGGTAGGCAGTTCACTATCTCTTTTAGCAGTCA
The nucleotide sequence above comes from Natronincola ferrireducens. Encoded proteins:
- a CDS encoding AlwI family type II restriction endonuclease, yielding MAERKIWFITRPERDPKFHKAALVALQEATNNFADKWARNREVHKHYEKVLSEHGLKRENISNDGSGGRTWVAMLKTFAYCYVNDDGYLVPTKVGASLINGVEVFENTKKQILTLQIPNAYFLEPGFRPKFESNFSIRPARFLIKLVNQKELDYYITKEEIACFALTAKRDSELPTITEKILQYRGTDTSHKDLIIREVAEVYDHRERSDSGARDYQNAHSDVAHTFMMLCDYTGLAEYIRGEALRVQPVNSSKVKEEVEMFDERYPFNKRYLISLQRMAESNGLDISRYKASSFGEIKPASNRKKTDMIVKNILKSIPNLQAMSVEEITDVLKNEFPPHEARKIAFDINAHSINTLNPEFVEAYLNEKDNLKFEDKTGDIFRLIGFDVEMRPNVKDIADTEIEIVLKYGEKECGLIDAKNYKKKFPLSAGLASHMASEYIPNYEGYDNRQIQFFGYVTAADFSGEKNLGKISELTQRVIPDREIKGIIITASVLLAFLDYCIEEDIPKEERVELFINAVNNTGYSTFGEMLNAIT